A window of Sutcliffiella cohnii contains these coding sequences:
- the hflC gene encoding protease modulator HflC, with protein MSDQNIIDIQERKPNFEWKKAIRGGIVLIIAFVVIGLLLANVYIVREGEFKVVRQFQAVVDVKDEPGLYVKIPFIQEVTTLPKYQMLYDVTEAEINTRDKKRMLIDNYVLWRIEDPQSMLRQAATVVNAEAKMSEFVFSVVRTELGRLNYDEIINDEKSSRGSLNDIVTERVNELLTKDNYGIVVTDVRIKRTDLPEENEQSVYTRMISERESTAQDYLSQGEAEKNRIIAITDREVREMLAIAEADADKIRGEGEQEAAKVYNDSFSKDAEFYQLYRTLESYKTTINGDTVIILPSDSPYARLLLGYRE; from the coding sequence ATGAGCGATCAAAACATAATAGATATTCAAGAACGCAAGCCTAATTTTGAGTGGAAAAAAGCAATCCGTGGTGGAATTGTTTTAATAATAGCTTTCGTTGTTATAGGACTTCTTCTTGCGAATGTTTACATTGTTAGAGAAGGAGAGTTTAAAGTTGTTCGACAGTTCCAAGCAGTTGTTGATGTGAAAGATGAGCCTGGCTTATACGTGAAAATACCGTTCATTCAAGAAGTTACTACTCTACCAAAATATCAAATGCTTTATGATGTAACGGAGGCAGAAATAAATACTCGAGATAAAAAACGAATGTTAATAGATAACTATGTTTTATGGCGTATAGAAGACCCGCAATCAATGTTACGACAAGCAGCAACAGTAGTGAATGCCGAAGCAAAGATGTCGGAGTTTGTTTTCTCGGTTGTTCGTACAGAGTTAGGGAGACTTAACTATGACGAAATTATTAATGATGAAAAATCGAGCCGTGGAAGTTTAAATGATATTGTAACAGAGCGTGTTAACGAGTTGCTTACGAAAGATAATTATGGAATCGTTGTAACAGATGTCCGTATAAAGCGTACTGATTTGCCTGAGGAAAATGAACAGTCGGTATATACTCGTATGATTTCTGAACGTGAATCTACAGCGCAAGATTATCTCTCCCAAGGGGAAGCAGAGAAAAACAGAATTATTGCAATTACTGACAGAGAAGTTAGAGAAATGTTAGCTATAGCTGAAGCGGATGCTGATAAAATCAGAGGAGAAGGAGAACAGGAAGCTGCAAAAGTATATAACGACTCTTTCTCAAAAGACGCAGAATTTTATCAATTGTATCGTACTTTAGAATCGTACAAAACGACTATTAACGGAGATACTGTCATCATTTTACCATCTGATTCTCCATATGCTAGATTACTTCTTGGATATAGAGAATAA